From the genome of Acidobacteriota bacterium:
CAGCGGATGGATGCCGAATGCTTCACCGACCCGGCCCACGGCGGCCACGTCGTGCAGCCCTTCGATATTTAACCAGAGCTTGTCCCCGTCGGTGTGCGGCCACTGGCGCAGCTGGTCCAGGACCACCGGTCCGGTCTCCAACCGATCGGGACCGTAGCGGGTCAGCTCGCCCCGGATCTGGTCGGTCTTCTGTTCGCCCATATGGACCAGGGTGCCGGGCGACAACCCCACCGCCTGGCGGCGGTGGCGGCGGGACCTGCGGCTCATGGGCATCCTCCTCCGAAACCGAATCCGGGGCGGCGGCGCGTCACGCGTCCGCCCCGGCCAGTGCGCGCATCCGCGCGGCGTAGCCGTCGGCGTCGAACTTGCGCTTCAAACCGGCGGCGACCATGCAGCGGACTTTCCCGAACACGGGCCGTTCGCCCCAAGGCCGGTCGTGCTTGCCAAAACACCAGGCCACGCCGGCGTAACCATTGGGGTCGCGGCCGTCCAGCTCGTAGCGGTCGTTGAGACGGACGGCGACGCGGAAGGCGTCGCGGGGCGAGGCACTCCATTCGAGGATTTTCTTTCCCCAGTACATCCGCATGTAGCCGTGCATCTTGCCGGTGTGCACCAGCTCGAGCTGGGCGGCGTTCCAGTACGGATCATGGGTGGCGGCGCGTTCCAGCTCCGCGGGGGTGTAGCGCGCCGGGCGCGGATCCTTGGCGTGACGATTGAGGTCGGCGCGCGCCCAGGACGGCAGGCCGTGGTAGCCGTCGTAGGCCGGGTTATACCAGACGAAGTTGACGGCCAGCTCGCGGCGGACGATGAGTTCTTCGAGGAACGCCTCGGCGCCGGGCGAGCCGGAGGCCTGCGCGGCCAGGGCCGCCTCCAGCGGCGAAAGCTGTCCGAAGTGCAGGTACGGGCTCAGGCCCGACACGGCGCCGGCGTTTGGGTCGTTGCGCCGGTCGGGATACGCGTCGAGGCCGCCGGCGACGAACGCGGCCAGCCGGGCGCGGGCCGCCGCCGCCCCGCCCGGCCAGCCGCACACCGGTGGGACCGAGCGGTCCACGTCCAGGCGCTCGAGCGCCGCCGCGGGATCGGCGATGTCGAAGGCATCCAAATCGAAGCGGAGCGACGAACGCCGCGGCGCCCGCGCCGGTGGCGGCGGCACGAAAAAGCGAGCCAGCGCCCGGCGGATCTTGGGGCGGAAGGTGGCGGCGGTGAATTCGTCCTTGGGCGAGGCGACGCCCACCGGGACCACCACGTCGGTCTCCACTTGGAGGAACGGGCATTCGCTCCGCGCTGCGGCCACGGCGCGCCACTCGCGCTGGTGGCGGAGGTAGCCGGCGTCCACCACCGTGAGTGCGGCGTCCGCCGCCAGAGCCAGCGCTCCGGCGGCCGGCGGTTCGCGCCGCACCATCAGCCGGATGCCCCGCTCGGCCAGCGTCCGCTGTGTCTCGGCCAGCCCCTGCAGCATGAAGGCGAAGTGGCGGGCGTTGGCGCCGGGATATTGTTCCGTGAGCCCGAAGTACGCCACCACCGGCAGATCGCGCGCGTCGGCTTCCGCAACGGCCAGGGCCAGGGCGTGGTTGGCATCGGCGCGCTGGGCCGCTTGCATCCAATAGAGCACGTATTGTCCGCGCCGCGCCGGCCGGTCGTTCAGAGATTGGATCCGCTCAGGTTCCACGATTTGAGTCGGTTTCACCCTGCCAGTCTACCACAGGAGAGTTGGGAGTGTGGAGCGAGGAGTGAGCAGGGGTGGCAGTCCGGGTTCACCGGTTACCAGGCGTGCGAATCAGCAGGTTCGGCAACAGATGACGGTCAATAGTTGATGGTTGATGGTTGATGCCCCCAACTACATACTATTTCCTATTCTTGTCCACTGTTCACCGCTTACTGTTCCCGCTGAACTCCTCACTAAAAAAAGCCGGCCGGATGCGGGGCATCCGGCCGGGGCATCGGCGGCAACAGTCGGAACGGATCTAGTTCAGGCCGCGGTTCTTCAACAGGGGCTCGATCTTCGGATCGCGGCCGCGGAAGTTGCGGTACATCACATCGGAGTCCATGGTGCCGTTGACCTCGAGGACGTGCTTGCGGAAGGCGTCGGCCGTCTTCGCGTCGAACAGGCTGGTCTCCTTGAATGCCTCAAAGGCGTCACAGTCCAGCACGCCCGACCAGATGTAGCTGTAGTAGCCGGCCGCGTAGCCGCCGATGATATGGGTGAAATAGGTGCTGCGGTACCGGCTGACGATCTCGGGAATCAGGCCGATGGTGTTGAGATAATCGGACTCGAACTTGTCGATGTCCAGATCCTGCGGCTCGGTCAGTGTGTGGTATTTCATGTCCAGGAGCGACGCGGCCAGGTATTCCACGGTTTCGAAACCCTGGTTGAACAGGCGGCTCTTGTTGATCTTGGTCACCAGCGCGTCGGGGATCACCGCACCGGTCTGGTAGTGCCGGGCATACTGGCGCAGCACCTCCGGCTCGATCGCCCAGTGCTCCATGATCTGGGACGGCAGTTCCACGAAGTCGGTGGCGCGGAAGGTCGTGTCATAGGTCACGTTGGCGAGCAGGTTGTCGAGGGCGTGACCGAACTCGTGGAACAGCGTGCTGACCTCCTCGAGGCTCAGCAACGCCGGCCCGTCGCCGGAGGGCCGCGTGCAGTTGGTCACCAGCGTCACCACCGGCGGAACCTTCTGGCCGTTGCGCTTGTGCTCACTGCGATACGCACCGCACCAGGCACCCGCGCGCTTGCTGGTCCGGGGATGAAAATCCATGTACAAAATGCCGAGGTGGGAACCGTCCTTGTCCTTCACCCGGAACACCTGGGCTTCGGGATGGGGCTTCGGCATGTCGGCCAGCGGCTCGAAAGAGAGACCGTACAGCCGGTTGGCGACGTAGAACACGCCGTCGCGCACATTGTCCAGCCTGAAGTAGGGCCGCAGCTCGGCGTCGTCCAGGTCGTACCGGGACTTGCGGAGCTTTTCAGCGTAATACCACCAGTCCCAG
Proteins encoded in this window:
- a CDS encoding deoxyribodipyrimidine photolyase — translated: MQAAQRADANHALALAVAEADARDLPVVAYFGLTEQYPGANARHFAFMLQGLAETQRTLAERGIRLMVRREPPAAGALALAADAALTVVDAGYLRHQREWRAVAAARSECPFLQVETDVVVPVGVASPKDEFTAATFRPKIRRALARFFVPPPPARAPRRSSLRFDLDAFDIADPAAALERLDVDRSVPPVCGWPGGAAAARARLAAFVAGGLDAYPDRRNDPNAGAVSGLSPYLHFGQLSPLEAALAAQASGSPGAEAFLEELIVRRELAVNFVWYNPAYDGYHGLPSWARADLNRHAKDPRPARYTPAELERAATHDPYWNAAQLELVHTGKMHGYMRMYWGKKILEWSASPRDAFRVAVRLNDRYELDGRDPNGYAGVAWCFGKHDRPWGERPVFGKVRCMVAAGLKRKFDADGYAARMRALAGADA